DNA sequence from the Vicugna pacos chromosome 27, VicPac4, whole genome shotgun sequence genome:
CGCCCTCGTTGCGATAGGCCGACCGTCTGGGCCGGGTCGAGACGCGATTGGCCGGAACGCCGTACGCCAGCCCCGGCGCGCCACGTGTACGTAGGGCGGGGCGGAAGGCGAACGCTCCCGCTGacgcggccgggccgggccgggccaggCCGGGTTGAGCGGCGGTGACCATGGAGGCGGACGGGGACGAGCTGTCCGCGCGGCCGGCCCTGGAGACCGAGGGGCTGCGCTTCCTCCACGTCACGGGTGGGTCGCCGCGGCCACAGGGCAGCGGGTTCGCGCCGCCGTGTTGGGTGGGTTGTCCGCTGCGCGccgggccgggcggtgggcctcCGGGAGCCGCACTCAGGTCCGCGCGGCGCCTGCGGCCCTTCTTTGCGCGAGTCCTTTAGTTTGTGCGAAGCCCTTCCGGGTTGCGGTGACCGGGGTCGCCGGCGCGGTGTCAGCCTCCACGGCCACGCCTTTCTGTATGTCTCCCGGATCTGAAGGGCCTCTGCCCTCCGAGTCACATCCACGATCCGTGTCCCCTCAGAACCCAGTTGGCGGCCCCACGTCCTCTGGACAGGTGGTCGAGAAGCTCCTTCTCAGGGACCCCGGACGGCGGCGCTTCTCACCGTCCTAGCCGCCCGCCTGGGAGGTCTTCGCTCGACCGCTGAGGTTTTCAGGGCGGGAGCTGCGCTGCTTTTGCTTTCGTTGAGTTTTATAGAAGTCCGGAGGGAGTATCGTTTTTAGTTTCCTGAAAACTGTGTTCTTCTTTTCAGTGGGCTCCCTGCTGGCCACCTATGGCTGGTACATCGTCTTCAGCTGCATCCTTCTCTACGTCGTGTTTCAGAAGCTCTCCGCCCGGCTCAGGGCCCTGAGGCAGAGGCAGCTGGACCGCGCCGCGGCCGCTGTGGGTTAGTGCCGGATAACAGACGAGGGCGGGGTCTTAGCCTCCTTGTAGAATTTAAAAGTTAAGAGTAAGGAGTACCATTCTCATCTACGTGGGAGAAAAACCATTTTATGCTCCTGAAATTGATTTTGGTGAAGGGGCagtaggtttctttttttcttttctttttccttccttccttccttccttccttccttccttccttccttccttcttccctccctccctccctccctcccttcctccttttcttccttcctgagtATTTGAGAAGATGAAAAATCTGCTTGCTGGCTTGTAGAGCGCTCACTGCATCTCTTGTTGCGTAGTTTTTCATTTATGGggtaaatgcaaatgaaaacttcaCCGCTTGTCCATATTTGTGGGTCTGCCTACCAACTCTGAGTTATCTCTAGAACCAGTGTGAGTGACAGGAAACTCAGCCTCTGTGCTTCATGTCCAGTGAAGTTTGAGTTTCACAATTTACTCATCAGACTGGATTCCATATTATACTTGGCTATTTCAAAAAACTCATtccctgggtggggggtggggggtatacctcagtggtagagcgcgtgcctagCACGCATAAGGTCCTGGAtacaatcctcagtacctcctttaaaaatcaatcaatctaccccccctcaaaaaaacagtATCCTTTTAATTAGTTAGAAGCTGCAGTTTCTGAGGACATATCCAAAAGAAATGTTAAGTGTTTTGAGAATAGCAGTAAATTAAACAAATACACACCAATCATTCATCTGAGTCACCACAGTTACTGAGGTTGGGGAGGAAAGCAAACGCCATTAACACAAAGTCATTGGTAGAAAGACTTAGAAAATTCCTTCACTCACACGGACCTCCCTCTTCTCCCATGAACCCCTGGGGTCCTGCCATCCCCTGAGTCTTTTTGATTGTTGGCTGTACATCCAACAACTGGCTACAAAGTACAGGTATAAGTCTTGCGTAAATTGCAGGATTTGGTGAAGTGGATGAGGATGCTGTTAGGAAACGGCTCCCGTCCCCTGGTACAGCCATGGCTGCGGGGAGACTTGCTGACAACTGAAGAGAAGATTTTTGAGGTTGTAGGGTGGGCACTTCAGAAGAAGAGTAATTGTATTTATGAGGCACTGCAAGAAGTAAGTGTGCAGTGAAAAGTGTTAGATTGTGCTGTTGtacaattttttcaaaaaaatttttttaattgaagtatagtcagtttacaatgtgtcaatttctggtgtacagcccaaggtttcagtcatacacatattctttttcacattctttttcattagcgGTTACTACAGatgttgactatagttccctgtgctatacagtagaaacttgtcatttatctattttatgtatagcagttagtatctgcaaatttctaactcccagtttatcctttcccaccccttttacccccTCGTAACCATaagttctctatgtctgtgaattgTGCTATTGTACAGTTTTGTTGGAAAAATGAGattaaacaaaacccaaacctaCACTTGATTGACTGTATTCTAAAAGTGACCTAACAGTTACAGATGTTACACACACAAGTATCTTGTGCTATTTTGACCATGACATTTTCGCCCCTATTTTATGTAGATTCAGTTAGGAGACCACTTCCCACTACTGAGTCTGTAAGTAATGATGATCACCTATCCTTTGGGTGATGCAGATGTGAACATAGAAGTTCTAGTCTGAAAAATTAGTCACACCCCTGGGGAGGTCCCCTCAGTGCTCCATAACACGGTGGTCTTAATAGATGCCAGATtctctttttatataatttactttgttttataaACTAGATAAAAGCGCATTCATTGCTATTAATGCTAGCtggaaggatttttcttttttttttctgtagaaacAAGGATAAAATATCTAAAGATCTTTACCTCTTTCTTGTATAGATCTGGGCTAATTCAGTGATGGCTAATGATCTGAAAACATTCTCTCTCCTTGGTTGTCTTCTGGAATTCTGGTCAACCTAGAGACTGGGTGTTAGGAGGTATCTGGGTTATGGAATGGAATCTCACTGTGGCCCTCAGACCCCTTATATTTCAGTCACGGAGCCTTTGCCAGACTCTCCGAGGCGGGATTGCTCCAGGGGCCGGAAATGTATTTCGAGTGGAGGTTTCTGATGCTGTCAGTATTTAACACGGGCTGAGACTGCGGCCATGGGGTCGCCCTTGTCCCCTGAGCAGTAAAATACGTGCAGAAGGTTGTCCCTCGGCATATGTTTTTGCATTGTCTGAGTTCTGTGTACTTCTAACAATATGGACTCTCACGAGTTCCCATTGTATGTTACACAAGCTGCTTTAGCCCCAGTTTTCTCTGCTGTTTTAGAACCTGATGTCATCGTTAAACGACAGGAGGCTTTGGCCGCTGCTCGGCTGAAAATGCAGGAGGAGTTAAATGCACAAGTGGAAAAGCACAAGGAGAAGCTGAGACAGGTGTGAACCGGTTTGAGTGTGAACACATGGTCTCAAGAAGTAGTTTGAGTCTAGTGTGTAAagcgtatatgtgtgtgtgtggtatgtgtttgtgtgtgtgacgGGGCGGAGTACAAGCTTTCTCAAGTGCTTGTTGTTGGGCCTAATTTTCTGCTGAGAGATTAGTTTTCCCTTATGTTCCCTAAGTACTTGACTTTCAAAGCACTCTCAGATCTGCTCTCATTGGGTCCTCCCAGCCTTCGCAGTAGAGGGATTGAGTGACTTTCCTAGTGTGATACAGCCAGGTAGCAGCAGAGCAGGCCTGCCACCCATGCTGACTCTTGCCAGGTCAGAGTTCTTCCACGTTATCAAAATGTCCTCTGTGGGCCTGTTTCAGAACTGAGTCCGTGTTATTTTTTCGACCACACTTTTTGCGTTAATAGTGTGCAAAAACAGATGGCCCTGTTTGTGAGTTAAAACACTAGCTGACAACAGTTTTAACTGAAGAAAGTGCAGGTGGAAGGTTGTTTAAAAGTGATCAAAGTTACATGTTCTTTGGGAAAGATGGTGGCTTCTGAATTCATTCTGGACCATGTATGATTCTTCACAGCTCGAAGAGGAAAAAAGGAGACAGAAGATTGAAATGTGGGACAGCATGCAAGAGGGAAAAAGTTACAAAGGAAATGCAAGAAAGCCTCAGGTGATGTAGCCTTCGGCCTAGTGGACTGTCTTCAAGTGCATGAAGATTCATGGAGTAGAGCGTTTTCAACTAGATCCTTAAGCCTGTGTGtgttccaacaggaagaagacagccctgggccttctgctTCATCCGTCATCCCGAAACGGAAATCGGACCGAAAGCCCTTGCGGGGAGGGGGTAAGTACCAAACATCAAAGCATCCTGAACAATCACAGGATGCTCTTACTTTGAAAACCAAGGTTGTGTGTCTTTGTTTCATTGTCCATCAATTGAGACTAATTCCTAAGTTTAGGATAACAGAgaataaaggaaagagaaaggagttaGTCTTGAGAATGAAGTAGGAGGGAATCTGGCGATAGATGGAGTTCTTTAcaccagtgggaaaaaaaaaaatagatttgccTTGCGAGACATGGGACTGTTCTCCAGGGCCGTGGGCTTTGTCTCATGAGAAAAGGGGCAAATCTGAACAGCTCTGCTGACCCCCTTGTGAGAGAATAAGGGGACATTCTCGTGAGAGTAAGTGGGTcactgaaaagaaggaaaaggggtCCACCTCTGGAATCAGAAAGGAGTTAGTTTTAGGGAGTTGCCAGCCTGCTGAGACCAGTTGTTGCCTAGGGGGCCCCGGGCAAGGATGTGGGCACCGATCCTGTTTCCAGGAGGCCCAGGACCTCCTCGGCCTCAGTGTCCGCTCACCACAGAAATCAGTGTTCGACCAGCCCTCAATAAAGGAGGTCCCGCAAGGCCCTCAGTAAATATGGTTGCACTTGTACCTCAGTACCTCACTCGATCCCGCCCGGCCCTGTGAGGACAGAGGTGCCAGGAGCCAGTTGTAGGCCAAAGACCCCCTGCCCTCCATTGGAGGAGAGGGTTTCCCATGGGGAGGGAccgtggaggcagaggtgggagccTGGATGGCCTCAGAGTGAACCCTGGGGAGAGTGGACATGGGCTGAGCTGCCCTTCAAGGCTGGGCTCTGAGCCCCTTGTGTTAGGACCCCAGAGCTGGCTTGCTGTAGGAGAGGCCTGTGTCTGAAAAGAAAATGCTTCTTTCAGTCTTCTTGCCGGGAGACCATTTTTCAGAGCTGAGTGGTGGTGTCGAGGAGAGGAAATTGTAGAAAATGGCCCACAGGGTGTGCCATGCGTTTGCCCCCTGGGGCACCCCTAGCAGTCCAGGGCCCTGACTGGCCTGGCTTCACAAGTAAGGCACCTGAGGCACAGGGAGTTAGTGACCACAGATCCCACAGCAAGCAAGGAGCCGAGCCACCTCATTTGGGGTCATCGGACTCTAGAGCCTGAACACTCAAGCTGGTCCCCAGACGGCCATTAACTTGGGGAGGAATGAGCAGGTGGACCGGCAGGACCTGGGCCCTGGGTCGCCCAGTCCTGACTGGCAGAAGTGCCCAGTTCCACTCGgttgtgattttttaaatctgatttc
Encoded proteins:
- the SELENOS gene encoding selenoprotein S, with translation MEADGDELSARPALETEGLRFLHVTVGSLLATYGWYIVFSCILLYVVFQKLSARLRALRQRQLDRAAAAVEPDVIVKRQEALAAARLKMQEELNAQVEKHKEKLRQLEEEKRRQKIEMWDSMQEGKSYKGNARKPQEEDSPGPSASSVIPKRKSDRKPLRGGGYNPLSGEGGGACSWRPGRRGPSAGG